From one Balaenoptera acutorostrata chromosome 6, mBalAcu1.1, whole genome shotgun sequence genomic stretch:
- the SLC31A1 gene encoding high affinity copper uptake protein 1 → MGHFHHMGMSSGDDNSTMAPSHHHPTSSASHSHDHMMMMMPMTFYFGFKNVELLFSGLVINTAGEMAGAFVAVFLLAMFYEGLKIAREGLLRKSQVSIRYNSMPVPGPNGTILMETHKTVGQQMLSFPHLLQTVLHIIQVVISYFLMLIFMTYNGYLCIAVAAGAGMGYFLFSWKKAVVVDITEHCH, encoded by the exons ATGGGCCATTTCCACCACATGGGGATGAGCAGTGGGGACGACAACAGTACCATGGCACCTTCTCACCATCACCCGACCTCTTCAGCCTCCCACTCCCATGAtcacatgatgatgatgatg CCTATGACCTTCTACTTTGGCTTTAAGAACGTTGAACTATTGTTCTCTGGTTTGGTGATCAATACAGCTGGAG AAATGGCTGGAGCTTTTGTGGCAGTGTTTTTACTAGCCATGTTCTACGAAGGACTCAAGATAGCTCGAGAGGGCCTCCTGCGCAAGTCACAAGTCAGCATTCGGTACAATTCCATGCCTGTCCCAGGACCAAATGGAACCATCCTTATGGAGACCCACAAAACTGTTGG GCAACAGATGCTGAGCTTTCCTCACCTTCTGCAAACAGTGCTGCACATCATCCAGGTGGTCATCAGCTACTTCCTCATGCTCATCTTCATGACCTACAACGGGTACCTCTGCATTGCTGTAGCGGCAGGGGCTGGCATGGGGTACTTTCTCTTCAGCTGGAAGAAGGCAGTAGTAGTGGACATCACAGAACATTGCCATTAA